The stretch of DNA gatgtttttttttcatagactATGGTGTATCAGATCCTTTGACTGGTGATCACAAGAGCCAATATGAAACTCGTAATGGAGACCAAGTTACAGGCAGCTATTCATTTGTTGAAAGTGATGGAACCACAAGAACAGTTGATTATACTGCTGATGATGTCAATGGATTTAATGCAGTTGTACGTAAAGATCAAACAGCCACTGTTGCTGTTCCAGCTACACCACTTGTTGTTAAATCTGTTGCATCACCAGTTTATCAAGCTGCTTCAGTTTACAATGTTGCAACACCATTAGCACATCAATACGTTCAAACTGTTCAAAACTGGTAAACAACAAATATCGACAACCTTATTTTATCCTGattatgatttataaaaaataaaaaaaccttattgaaaaattaatatgctTTTTGTTGATGTTCCTTGAATTATTCCTTGTTACtatcaactatattttttctatctccAAATAAactattacaaataattttttcattcataataACAAACATGTGCTAGACATGTTACTtaccttcattttttttctcattttaaaatatatttaatcaaacaTGGCAACTTCCCgggcaaaaaaataaaaataaaaatataaataataaaaataaaaagataaaaaacattCTAATAAAATGGCGAGTTTATTATCgcgtataattttaaatactctattaaaaaatcgtataaataataaataccacGTGCCTCTATCAATATCAAGTATtagtacaaataaaaattataaaaaatataatgatgaatCAAAAAGCAATTATCAATGCTCAAAATTAGAttatattttgacattttgtTCATTCGGCATTGgttatgttatttataaatacaaaaataatattattaattatattgatgataagataatattaataccaGTTGTTGAAGCtgcaaaattaataacaacaaatgtcAGTGAAAATCGTGAAAGATATAATTTCATTGCTGATGTTGTTGAAATATCAGCACCATCAGTTGTGTACATAGAAATAAAAGATCACAAAAGGTAATATAACATAacttggaataaaaaaattaaattgaaaaaaatagaattgattattttacagGTAAACCAGCTACAACAAGTAATGGATCTGGTTTTATTGTCGGCGAAGATGGCTTAATTCTAACAAATGCTCATGTTGTTGTTAACAAACCAAATACAATTGTCAAGGTAAACGTAAGTCCCAATAAAATATCCTCATATTTCCACTCAAGGTATCACAATAATCCTCAACCAGTcctatcaatttaattaaatcataaaatatttatatatttatatgcaaataaatttattgaaataatctCAATCCATTACTAGGTAAGACTTCAAGATGGTACAACTTATTCAGGAATTGTTGAAGATGTTGATATGCAAAGTGATTTAGCCACAATTAGAATTAACAAggtaaattttctattttccttagttattattcatcaataaaattcaataactaTTCATCAActtgatagaaaaatttacCAGTTATGAAACTTGGTACATCATCACAAATTCGTCCTGGTGAATTTGTCGTTGCAATTGGATCACCACTTGCATTAAGTAACACAATAACAAGTGGTGTTGTTAGTAGTGTTAATCGTCAAAGTTCTGAGCTTGGTTTGATGAATAAACAAATGGAATACATACAAACAGATGCTGCAATAACTgtgagtaaataattaatttatcattattttaattttaatattcaatatattattgatgatagttTGGTAATTCTGGTGGTCCATTGGTTAATCTAAGTGGTGAAGTTATTGGAATAAATGCCATGAAAGTAACAGCTGGTATATCATTTGCAATACCAATTGATTATgcaaaagattttttaaaaaagacagaaaatcgacgtaaaaataaaggtaatttatcaaaataaaaacaataaacaaaaataatgtagattaatattttttttttagatataaatcatgttaaaaaatttaacgagTCATCTGTTAGACGTTACTTGGGTATAACAATGTTGACACTTACACCAGATATACTATTTGAATTGcaacaaagaaataataatgtacCATCATCAATAAGACATGGTGTATTAATATGGAAAGTCATGCTGGGATCTCCTGCCAACAAGtacgtttaaaaataaacatatcaaatacattaatgattaattgtaataattaaaaataaaatatttatatttcagtggTGGTCTT from Aphidius gifuensis isolate YNYX2018 linkage group LG4, ASM1490517v1, whole genome shotgun sequence encodes:
- the LOC122854409 gene encoding serine protease HTRA2, mitochondrial isoform X1, producing the protein MASLLSRIILNTLLKNRINNKYHVPLSISSISTNKNYKKYNDESKSNYQCSKLDYILTFCSFGIGYVIYKYKNNIINYIDDKIILIPVVEAAKLITTNVSENRERYNFIADVVEISAPSVVYIEIKDHKRIDYFTGKPATTSNGSGFIVGEDGLILTNAHVVVNKPNTIVKVNVRLQDGTTYSGIVEDVDMQSDLATIRINKKNLPVMKLGTSSQIRPGEFVVAIGSPLALSNTITSGVVSSVNRQSSELGLMNKQMEYIQTDAAITFGNSGGPLVNLSGEVIGINAMKVTAGISFAIPIDYAKDFLKKTENRRKNKDINHVKKFNESSVRRYLGITMLTLTPDILFELQQRNNNVPSSIRHGVLIWKVMLGSPANNGGLKAGDIITHVNDEPATSATSIYKALETSGILTLKILRNGEIFKLRIEPEDV
- the LOC122854411 gene encoding larval cuticle protein A3A-like: MAFKFITLLALVAAANASFISSVGPLAYGATYAASPYAYAASGVPLAYTAPIITNQQVVEPYNPNPKYSYNYGVSDPLTGDHKSQYETRNGDQVTGSYSFVESDGTTRTVDYTADDVNGFNAVVRKDQTATVAVPATPLVVKSVASPVYQAASVYNVATPLAHQYVQTVQNW
- the LOC122854409 gene encoding serine protease HTRA2, mitochondrial isoform X2 — translated: MASLLSRIILNTLLKNRINNKYHVPLSISSISTNKNYKKYNDESKSNYQCSKLDYILTFCSFGIGYVIYKYKNNIINYIDDKIILIPVVEAAKLITTNVSENRERYNFIADVVEISAPSVVYIEIKDHKRIDYFTGKPATTSNGSGFIVGEDGLILTNAHVVVNKPNTIVKVRLQDGTTYSGIVEDVDMQSDLATIRINKKNLPVMKLGTSSQIRPGEFVVAIGSPLALSNTITSGVVSSVNRQSSELGLMNKQMEYIQTDAAITFGNSGGPLVNLSGEVIGINAMKVTAGISFAIPIDYAKDFLKKTENRRKNKDINHVKKFNESSVRRYLGITMLTLTPDILFELQQRNNNVPSSIRHGVLIWKVMLGSPANNGGLKAGDIITHVNDEPATSATSIYKALETSGILTLKILRNGEIFKLRIEPEDV